ATTCTGGAAGAATTTATATAAAGTCACTTCCAGTAACTTTTTAACATCATTTAGCACAAAGATGAGAAGCTCACCTGGTCCTGTGCAgtggttttttttacatttctcccTGGGGACAAAttaagttttctgaatctgaatctaaCAAAAAATATCCTCCAGTATTTCTAAAACCTGTCACGCAGATGTGGCATcaatctttctgtctgttttccacAGCCTGATATATTACAATTCTCACATCAGCAGCCATCTTCACAATGCCTGCCGGAAGATCCTTTTATGGCTAACAAGACCAGATTCTTATCGAAATATTGAGGAGAGAGGCATACCTGCAATTTCAGTGATCAACGGGACATGACAACTGAATGTCTAGAAAGTAAaataagataataaaaaaagcaCATATCATTCTGTTACATGGGGAAGAAACACTTAGATTTGTTTGTATTACTTTAAActcaggatgcagtgatggagTCCCTATAAAATAGCAATGAGGAAtcgttttggtggaacatttgagTGCAGGGAGCCGAAtgctgtcattaaaatgactaattccCCAAGAGAACCAAGCAGGCTTGCCTCACTGCACGATCTAAATCTTCATCCCaacttgacattttcagcatgtaggttgctgctcagaggttGTTGCTTCCTGTAGTGACGGAGATTGTGAAAACACAATaatggaagaggaggaaaacagCAGAATTGACCAAACTGTACCCAAAGTCTACatccggtgagtcagactagCTGTCACCGTACGTTTCATTCATCAGAGATACAACAAGTGACTCATTATGACTTATCTTTCTTGTGGACTGAACATGATCAAATTCTTGTTCACGGTTTGACAGTAAATCAAACTGTGTTCATGAATAGAGTATGGGTGTGAAAATGAAATCTCAAACACTCTCGGTCAAGGTCATACTGGAGAGCTACAAATGTTTCACTCTGCATCCAAACAGCTTCTTTGTTGCTGGTGTTGATCTTCTGTTCTCACAGAGGTGATGCTTTATGTTTTCAGGGAAATAGGTTGTACATTAACTGGCAATGTTTTGTGCAAATGAGTTATCTTGTGAAGAATTTAGAAGAATAGTGTTTGCTTGGTAGAAGAAAGGTGCAGATTACTGCACCTTTTTAACTTCAcctatttaaaatgaattgcaCATTAATTTTGATGAAGtgattaaacaaataaagggcTCGAGGCTTAAAAAACACCAActattttaaatgttgaaaatattccAAGACAAACATTTTGTAATGTTGAGCGGTCCATATGTACAGCAGCACAAATTCTCTGATTCAGAAGCACTTTAATATCCTAAATGCTGTAATCTACTCCCACTGGCGGCCTCCTTCCCTCTACATGAcccgcacaaacacacagtgaatTAATGAAAGTGAGCATGCAAGGAAGGCATAGTGGACTCGTGCTCTAATACAAAACTATCAAACTTATTAACATAACAAAACACATACGGCTCAGGTTGACCTCAATCACGCTGTGATGTCGGTTATATTTTTGATGATTGATGTCAGAAGTTCAGTTTGATCCCAAGAGGCCTCTCTGGGCttttatgtgcatgtttgcatgcATAGAATACGCACAAAAGTATATTAAGTGCTTTTTCTGCAGCCATGAAGTGACCCTACAAATCTCTTAAGGTATTCAGTTAATACACTTTCTGTCATCATAATCTAATTGAGGCTTTGTTTCCGTGCTTTGATCTCTCAGGTGATGGGAAACTAACTTAGCGCAAGCATGCTatgacttttctctgtgaatttgtgcatgtttgtgtctcATAAATCAGCCTTCAAAACTGAGATTCAGGCTGACATCAGCTAAATTAGAATTCTTGTTCATGTTGAATGAGACACTGATGTGATAGCTCAGTGGAACCAGTGAGATCGTCAGCatattcttttacattttgcagGCTTTAGGTGACAGCAGCGCAGATTCATTGGAGCTTTAGGATTGCAAGGCGTCTGTAACATTTAGTGTGTATTTTAGTGAGAGCTAAACTTTTAAAGGTTgaagtaaaaaagtaaaaaaaatgctgatttctGCTGGTGTTTGAGCTTTCCTGGGATATGGGGAGTTGAATTTCAGAGGTCTGTGTGCTTACTTAGAGTTCAGTGGGAATTTCCAAAGGTCTCTTGTGTTTTCAGTTAAAACTTGGTTTGATGTAATTATTTCTTTAGGGAGATATATGGGGAAAAGAATTTAAAACAATTAACCCCGCTGATTCAGACTTAAAGGAGGTGGTCTTGTAACATTTTGAAAAGATTGGAGAgataatgtctgatttgattgaAATTAACAAATCAAGTTTAGATAGTTCTGCATACAATACGTGGTCTTATTAAGCTTTTCATCATATTTATGCTGGAGAACACACTGTCAagttcatcattttattttagtgaTAAAAAGTGTCTGGTTCATTGGGTTCGCTGGATTAAATGAGCGGTACAGCCGTGTGTCGAGTAGAAATTGGGCTTCCTGTACAAATTCCAGAAAAAATGCAACTGGAACATGTCTTCTGACTACGGAGAAGACACTGTAGTGTTAAAACCTGAGTCATTTTGCAAACTAACAGCCCCAGCCCCTATTTTGGACCTTGAAAATACAGTTGTGTGTCGTCAGCATCACGTTGGTAAAAGATATAAAGAAACACGTGAAGATGTAGCAGTGATGCAGAGAACACGACTGGAGCAAGAACTCAGCCCTGTGACACACCACACATTAAACGTTGTCTAAGCCCATCAGTTGAGCAACAGCAAGATGTACAGACATACAGTGCTGCTGGATAATTACTGGGCAAACTCAGGTCGACGGTTTGTTACATGTCACAGTATTAACAACACTTAAAGCTGACTTTTACACATTCAAATTCAAGCCCTTGTCAAACAAGTTCACACAATGCTCATTAAGCTCATCATCACTGTCACATCATCAGGTAAATCTCTCTTTATTTCACAGTGCACCAGATCTTTTTGTCTGTCACGCCATTCCAATGCTAGCACCAAACATGGTTTAAAACTGGTTTGTCAGAGCTGACGAGGGCAGCGATTGACAGGGAGGCACACATCATATATGCATGTGTCCACAGTATTTGTGACTTAAATTCCATGCTGCAggtttaaacaacaaaaagtctAATCCTTCATTATTTGATTCCACTATAGCGAGATTTACTTGTATATTCTTGttataaaattataataatgttgTGATTAACTGCTCTTTATGATTTGAAACTACTGtataactgtgtgactgtgaactCCTATCACCCAATGTACCCAGTAAATTTCCATGACCTAACTTTGaccatgaaaatataacaagcTGATCCTGCAAGCAGCCGGTTGAAACTGGCTGCTCAGAAACTGATAATACCAATGTAACTTCTTTATGTGCCTGCttaaaaactaaactgtttcCACCCATTTCCTTTCACTtgttcagactctgctgtgttcaAGGGATTCCTTGCGcaagtaaaactttgctttgacttAAGAGACGActctgaggatttttttttgagaagTCAGGACTCCGCTGAAGAATTTTTTTGACAATTGTTTTAGCCAACCATGCTTTCAAAACACAGCATTTCATCATAAGCAGATGTCTGTAGCcctgattttgtgttttatttctcaccGTCTCCAAAAGCAGTCAGACACATTTAAGTGAGCCCAAATTTCTGGCCAGCTGTAACTATTTATGTGTAGAACTGAATACTAAACCCTACAAGGGTTTAGTTGGGCACAAAAATGGCTTTGTTAAGGAAAGAATTAAGACTTTGACTATAGTAACAACCTGCTTAAATTTAAGAAATGATTGTGGTCAAGTTGTGGTCAAGTTGACCAGCATCCCCTCATGCCACAGACTTACATATTGTTTTAGAGTGCGATCTTTAGACTTTTCACTACATATTGCATTGCACAGTGAACTTTCTACATGTAATTCCCAGCTTACTTTATCTATTCCTGTGTGTCAGAACACTTTCAGAGGACCTTGTCAGACTGATGAGCGGCTTCAGTTTTGATGCTGTCAGCCTGGAGTGTTTAGAAGTGGTTGCCTCCGTAATGGAGAGTAAACTAGAACACTGGTGGACTGATCAATATTCCTCCATTAATAACATGGAAATATTGGATGACAGGATGAACCATCAACTATGGCACCTCATTATATCTGATTTTATGCCTCCATGCCAGCAACAGCTGTGGCCGGAGGCACCGTGCTTTTAGgttgtccgtctgtccgtctctctCGTTCTCATGAACGTCACATCACATCACGGCAACGCCTTGAAGGAATTTAATCAAATTTGgtaaaaaatatttatctgCACTCAAAGATCAACTGATTGCAATTTGGTGGTCAAAGGTGAGCGTGAtctcaccaaaaaaatgtttttggccAAAGCTCTAGAATTCATATGCTAATTATGGCAAAATTTCACAGAAATGTCTTAACGCCTTAAAATGATGAAGTGGAAGTGAAGTGAGGAAGAAATGAGGTCAGAACAAACTCTTACATTATCGTGATGAGAGATCTTTTAAACGTTTGGTGAAATCATTtaagaaatcaacagtagaactacTACGGCTATGTTTAGTAATGAAAGTAAGAGCGTTTCCACATGTGTaatgtgaagggaactcaaggGATTGGGAATAAACAACTGTAGCTcgaagaaaaccactgatcagtgaagctaaatgggaaaaaaggcttcaatttgctgcgaagcataaagattggatgctggagcaatgaaagaaggtcatgtggtctgatgagttcaGATTTACCCTCTTCCAAAGTGATCGGcccatcagggtaagaagagaggcagatggagtgatgcactcatcatctctagtgcctacaagcctgtgggggttagagttatgatctggggttggtcaggttcagcaatgttatgttcccaatgaatgaggtcagctgattaTTTAagtatgctaaaaaaaataacaggtcTTTGTAAACTGGCAGCAGTTGACATGTCTACACAAATGCTAAACAatcaattaatttaaaattaatatCTCATGAAAATTGCAATGACTCAAATTTAGGATATTTGTCATGCCGCGAGTCTGACCCAGGGTTTATAAATTCATGCTGTAATCCTCGTGTGACAGTCACGCTTTGGATCTCAAGTATTAAAGCTCCATTACATGGTGTAAATCCATTATACAGTAAATATTGAACTAAAGCTTgactgtggaaaaatatatttcaaattcaATCCTAACATCTATCATAAAAGTTGCAAttgcatattttctttaaattggTGAGCCCCTGACTCTTGCATGAACAATAAGTTAGATTCTTTATTAAAAGTTGgttgtgaaaaaaaagaaaatatgcctttttttaaactcagacattgatttttttaaataatttttttcattaaagatGACTGGTggatgagtgtttgtgtgtgtgtgtgcccacgCTGTGTAACTACACATGAGAATGAGAGCAGCTTTTGTTCTGGGCTATTTTGTTAAGTGAACCATCATTGTTTTCTATTCTGTATCATGGACAATAATAAGATTATTCTGCACGAACCATCCAGATTAAATATGATGTTAGTTACAAATTCTGTGACAAACACAAGTAAAAACATGTGACTGGTGAAGTGGGTGCAGCTCTGCTGTGGATTTGTTAAAGGGGATCAGTAAGTCAGTGGGAGCAGGAACCAAACAAATCGTGCTTATTTATACCTCCCTCTAATCCGCAGCCTTTGACCTCTGCTCACCTCTCATGCTGTTAAAATGTATCACCTCTGACAGTTCGGCTCGCTTTGTAAGTTGAACGTGTTGCGCCGACTGTGAACAACTTAAAGCGTGCCGCTCTGATGCTGCCAGCACGTGTGAGTCTGTGTGCGCCGACGAAGGCGATAGGAGTTTTATTAACGCCTATGTTTCTCCTCCAGGAATAAATGGACAGACAGTGGAAATGGACGATGGGAAGTCAGGGTATGTTGGCTCAAAGGTGGATCTCCGGTGTCGGTTCATCAACAGCTTCCCGCCTGTCAAAATCTCCCAGGTATGAAAAGAAGTTGTCCATATCAAGAGGTGTCCACAGAATAAAACATCACAGCAAATCACAAAAGCACATGATGAAATTCATACCCAACATAGCCTCCAAATTCCAGATCAATCCAAAAACTGacagtgtgtttgtctgtaatgAAGGAAAAGATTATTATCTGCAGAACCTCTGCAACTTAAACAATTTGCAGAGATTCATAGACATTCTATGAAGAATCCTGTTCCTTTGTGTTAAGAAATTAAGAGACACCCAGTGAACACAGTTCTGTTTTTGCAGGAAAAGACATAGGACTATATTCTTAAAAAATCCTAAGAGTCTTAACTAGCTCCTAACTGACAAAGTTAGAAGAAATTcctcaaaataaagtttttggagagaactaaacaaaataatttagcACTTTACGGTAAATTTAGTAGAGGATTCAAATTAAATCAGACTAATTTTGCAGATGATTCATGTATTAAtgcaaagaaataaacacaatagTGAACTTATATTCTTATAGTTGAAAGTTTATAAAGATTCAGTCAAATGCTTTCCATCCAGTAACACTTTACAAGATGATTTGCACACCTCTGTACCACTAAAATCATTTCGCAGCACTGATGAACTTGGAATGAAATCCATCCACTTATCTGTGTACCTACAGCAGCactaaatgtattaaatgtagaaatgtatCTCTTTCAGTTTCTTGCATTAATGAAGTAGCAGATGTCAGTGTTCCTTATTAAAGTGTCTCTCAGCAGCTTAGTGAACAGCTGCTCATAAGAAACTCTTTCTGTGAAACTTTTGCTGATTTATAATAGAAGTCCTCCCTGAACACATCACGAAGTTCATTTccattttgctttttgcttttaCTTCTTTGTACTTTTGAACTCACCTCTGAACATGCTTACAAAAGATTTAAAGCAGAGAAATGAATCTATCTGCACTGCTAAGGATGGTTGCAAGGAAACTGTAGACATATGTCCTTGCAAATTCCCTTCAAAAACAATGAACTAATTACATGCCCAAAAAAGAAGGTGTCCTTACAACGGCTCTGTCACCGAGACTTTGACTTCactgtcttatttttctcactttgtcaCCACCTGGATGTGCAGCAGGTCGGTCATGTTTTGCATCTGAAGAATCTATACACTATTTTTACCTGTGATATCAGGCTGTTTCCAATGGCAACACTGATCCGATCTCACCTTTGAGAAGCTTTTCTCAGAAATGCAAACCTTTCCTGCTTTTAATGAAATGTATCTTATTGAGTTTACATCAGACATGCCACAGGAAACAAGTAAAAGATAAACTTCACGTACAATGTTTGTGCTTCCAAATTCAGTGCAAAAGCAGAGAAATGTTCAAACTTGGTGTGTTTAAAGATGAGCAGAACCTAGAGGACTAGTTAtgcatttaaaatcaatttCAAAGACGAGTTTCAGATTTAAACAGTTAACTACATGTCACGTATGACTTagaatacaaatatttaaatgcaatataggaAAAATTCTCAGATTTATCCCATCCTCTGGGCCAGTGAAATGTAGTCAGAAAGTGCTTCAACAGCAACGTACCACTACAAGTCTTTACAAGCTGCTTTTTATCCCATCCTTTACATGTGTGGGTTGTCTGTGGGGTTTGAAGTAAATCTAAAAATCTGTGGTTGTCTTTGAAAGCTTGCTGTGGTTCACTTAGTCATTAATGATatcaaatataaacaaaaagctGTTTATTTAGTGAGAAAAAACCAACAGTATTATTAGTTGCATGCATCAGTAATGACTGGACTTGACTGCTTCACATTCATGATTCATCTTATTAGTTTGGTGATTCAGGTATCTGTGGCTCATCTAAGACCTTCCACACGTGAGCTGCACTACACACTTTTGTTCCCCTTTGTcatctcttttcttttcctggtTTACCAAGGTAACATGGCAAAAACTGGTAAATGGCACTAAGCAGAATGTGGCCATCGCAAATCCGTCCCTGGGCGTGTCCGTGGCTCCTCCCTACAGGGATCGTGTCACCTTCAAGAACGCAGCGGTGAGGCGACGGACTCCGACGCTCGAAGACACCACCATCACCTTCTCCTCGCTCCGCCTCTCCGATGAGTCCACATACATCTGTGAATACACCACGTTCCCTGCAGGGAACCGAGAGAACACAGTAAACCTCACTGTCTACggtaagacagacagacagacagatagggTGGGCTTCAAGTCAAACACACTTTTAACCCAGACTGAGGATGTTTGATATGAAagggaaagattttttttaaagaataaattaTCCTAGAAACTGTAGATTCCCCTAAAATATTGGTTATTAGAATCTTTAAAGGCAATACAACCCTCTGGGGCCTCTGCTCAAACCCTCTACAACTGTCGTCTGTGGCAAAAAGGTGAAAAAGTTGTGTTCAAAGTAGTGAAACTTAAAATTTCTTCCCATAGTCCCTGTATGGTCTTTGGTTTAGGAGCACAAACCTGAAGTCCTAAAGTTTTACACAAGTTACACAGTTACAGGAGCATCTTTTATGCTTACTTACATTAGCAAGTTATAGTGTGACCGACGTACAGGTCAAACAATTATAGACCTGGCTGATTTTTTCTAAATATCGGTGTTGTTAATTGTTTTTTACTTGTTCccagttaaataaataattctaTAATCTGCTGCTTTGGTTCTCATGCAGTcgcttctctctgtctgtggtcACGAGCAACATCCTGCCCACACAGCTGTGTAATTGGTTACACATCATCAGTATTATCTTTTCAACACTAAAGAATAATTGTTGAAACGTTGTCTTTTAATCAACCATACCTCAGAAATAAGCAAAAGttgtgttggagtttgtgtttGGAACTATCAGTTCAAAATATATTGGAAGTTATTGTCTCCTAGATTACTAATAATCAGTATAGgtattgtgtaaaaaaaaacaaaacaaaacatacaagtCAATTCTTAGacataaatatgaagaaaaaagaaataacgCACTAAATTGTGAGCTTCTGTGGTGGTGGAATGAGCCATTCTGGCTGTTTCCTGTGTCTATAGATGAAACCAAAAATTCATGGCGTTATTGTCgttatttcaccaaactgtgtGGGTTGCACACATCCTGTAGATATTAGATAATGAAGAGATAATTAAAATATCAAGTTTTTGTCCTTTGGGCATCAGAACATGACATTGTTAAAATGTTGGGATGCTGGGTGCTGCTCATATTTACTGAAGGATCAAAGTTACAGATTTTAGTGTTAAACATTATACTCTgttatgtatatattttcatattcccTCAGTTCGCCCAACCACTCAGATGAGTCTGTCCACGCCGACACTGGTGGCTCGATCATCCAATCTGAAAACCCCTGTGGCTACCTGCACCTCTTCGAATGGAAAACCACCTGGTACCATCAGGTGAGCGTTAGTGTGTGATTTGAACTCACATTCCCCTTTTTGAAACATCTGGTTACTCCGTCGGATTTATGTGACGATGGgcgctggtttgtctgtctgtctgtctgttagcaacattactcaaaaacagactagctgatttggatgaaattttcagggaagatcagaaggaacaactgattagattttggcagtgatgtggcttttagtctggaaccacggatttgttaaagatttctgtatcattgtgagatagcagcacggcgtcaccgTAGCTATgacgacaagtgaacactacatcagcttcctgctgacgatcacatgattgcgatcctgctacaaatcaaccgctatGGACTCATCGGGACTTCTCCGtcgaaaatgatacaaggaacaactgattaaattgtgggggtgtttctgaatcccatcaattcccgccaccgcTACATTTTTAGGTCACtcgattcagtatctgtacataacgtacacgtgTTGAATGTGTTAATTTCTTGAGATAGAAGACAAACCACTTCTTTCCAATTAAGCAGtttattttctaaatgtcaGTGTCCCAAAAGAATTGTGTACAAGGACCTTTTCTCTTTGGAACAGCCTCCCAGAAAAGGATAAAATCAAAAGTtaacacaacattttattcagtCTAGTATTGTGTGATAGGTCATAGATATAAACATCTACTTCaaatattgaaatgtgattGACTGAAGGTGGGGATAAACTGTGGTTTAGACTTAGTTCTCCCATTAGTTGTTGCACAGATATGTCCATATCTTTTGGCACATGATTCATACAGGAGCCACACCCTGTAAAAAAATTTCCTCCTGCAAACTTTTTCCCGCTTTCTACCAGTTAGTATTATTCCATTGTTAGCTAAGATGTGATGCAGCCATTAGTGGTATCGCACAGGAAGGATACAGGTATCACTTAGGGAGGATTATTATGGTTACCTCCCTCAAACAACCTTGGGTTAGCAGTTTCAGTAAAATGATTTGCTACATTATAAGAAAATAGGAATGTGTTGTGTATCAAGGCCAAAGCTCTATCTTTgttagtgtgtgcatgtgtagaagaaggagctttatttttttaaattttaagcGGCTGTAACTTTCCAGCCTGACCTGTCTGTGTCCGTCAGAGCTTGGAGTTAGCGCTTAGCTCCATCTCTTCCCTTTTAAAGGTCAAGCACAACTCATGGATTCATTGCACATTAAATGGCtattattatcaatattatAACACTCATATGTAATATCAATTTCAGCGTTCAGTTATTAGTACCTTCGTGAGATAAAAATCCTAACAGGTTTCAGTGTTCAGTTAGTAGTGCCtttgtgagacaaaaaaaaatcctaacacatgcataacacacgcctgtgctctgcgcaaggtcattttgaaTTGCAGCATAATAACAAATGCTGCATGTCtacaaaaatgctgcatttctgacaatgccgtatgggggaatgaacagcctctctgagtgcttttcttgttataaaTGTTTGCCCCTCTTGAGCTCAGTTTACATGTGTATCTCTGCATTTCTGTGCCATGACACCACTTCCTCTTTGCTGTGAGCAGGTGGGAAACGAGGGTGCCAGGAGAAGTGACCACCAGAGAGTACAAAAACTCTGATGGGACGTTCACTGTTCAGAGCGACTACGTTTTGGTTCCCAACCGAGAAACACACAAGGAGACGCTCACCTGCGTCACCACCTACAACGAGGAGGTTTACACTGACAGCGTCACTCTCGATATTCAATGTAAGTCTCCCTTATATCAATAACAATTCAATGAAATTGAAAGTGAGACGTTGTGTCGTGACACTATTATTTGTATCTGTTTGTATATGCACCAGATGAGCCAGAAGTTTTGGTGGACGGCTATGATGGAAACTGGTATTTGAACAGAGAGAACGTCCAGCTGAGCTGCCAAGCTGATGCCAACCCAGCCGTCTCTCTGTATCAGTGGAGACTGTAAGTGCAGCTCTGTTCGTTTatgttttgcacacatttaCTGTTTCTTAATTTGAGGGCAGACAATTTCCTTCATCAGGCTAATGTCTGAAGCTGTTTCTGGTTCCTTTATGTGCAGTACTTTACTCTGTCATGTGGCATAGATGTGAAAATTGCAAGAAAAGATCATGAATgccaaatataaaaacacttttcatcTTAGCCCATTAATGGGTAAGTAAACAAATTCTGTAATCATGCAACCTTATTGTTATTCTAACTATGCCTTCCAAGCAAAGCCTTCAAGTCACCTGCCTCACTGATAATTTAGCAATAGTCCATTTAATCTAAATGTCCAACACATCAGCCCACATGTCGGCCAAGTGGAAATAAAAGGACAGTGAGGGAAGTTATTTACAACTTAGATCAAGCGAAAAGCATTTAAGCCactgcaaaaacaacagaaaacctgCTTTGTACGAATCTGGAGAAAGTGAAATGCCATTCTTTAAAAGAAAGCAGTGAACACAACACACAGCCTGAACGCTGCCAAACTGCAACTGGAACCGGATAGATCTCTTCCATGGGTCTTTGTTGTTCCGAGCAAGTGGAGGTAGCTGCCATCAACCATCCGCTTCGGGAAGGGAGAGGCTTATGTGACATTGTCAGGCTTTCTTTGTATTAGCTAGCTTGACAAAATCTGAAACCCCAGTCGGAAATGATGGGGATCACAAGGGTGGTTATCAATTTTCTTTGTTCACCAGGCTTTCTGAACAATCCTCTGTGGGCGCTCTCATATAAGGAAGCGTTTATGTGACTCTTCTTTGACTGCAGATATAACATATTTCCTCAGCTAAGAATCTATATCACTATGATCAGCAGAAGAATTGGTGAAAGGGTGGCACCTTTTACAGACGATTTACATCCCAAACTCACAAGATACATGTAGAGCATAAGCTACAATGGTGATCTTGCAGGCTAAAAGACACTAAAATCTCTGGCATTAGGCTAATCATATATCACTAACACATTTATCTCACTTTGTTGTACAGCCCTCAGGAGGAACATAGgagaacagaacaaaacacactgacagaTAGCACTACGACCGTAACACCAACAGAGAAAGCATTTTATTGCTACTTTGGTATACTCTATTGATCCTGCAAGTGGAAATTCTCTTTATCCCATTTGGGGGTAGCATAGGGTCAGCCACATTAAGGCACTAAGCAGATAGGATAAAGGGCCTTGCTTAGCGTGGTGGTGCTTGCTAGGGCTTGAACCTCCGGCCTTCCGATTAGTAGCCCAAAGTCTTAAAAATGTAACCCCTTATAGGACTAGTGTCTTAAATTAAGTGGAATCTAGGagcataaataaatacattttcatgtAAGCATAATGGCCTGTATCAATGAATCGTTTTGTTTTCAGTAGCTTGGAATGAGCCCTTCATATCTATACTGGCTCTAAAGACGACCTTTAGTGTTTTTGCACTGAAGTGGCAGCCACTGTGGGTTCTTCTATACAATTTAATACAATTTCTGCTGCCTGTAGGTGTATTTTGTGTCCTCCTAGGCCTGGATCGCTGCTGTAATTGGCTTTGCTACGTAGCCTTTGTTTCACAGCATGTGCACATTTCTTATTCGAGCCTTATTTCCTGTGTTCTGCACAGTGTTAACGGCTCCATACCGACCAATGCTGAGATCCGAGACAACGTCCTCACCTTTAAAGGACCAGTCACATATGATCTGCAAGGAACCTACGTGTGCGATGCAACCAACAGCATCGGGACTCGATCAGCCTCCGTGGAGGTCAGCATCATAGGTACGGTCACCTGACTTCATCTAACTTTCAATATTACTGCTtctgttcacttttttttttttacacatatcTGAG
This genomic stretch from Acanthochromis polyacanthus isolate Apoly-LR-REF ecotype Palm Island chromosome 17, KAUST_Apoly_ChrSc, whole genome shotgun sequence harbors:
- the nectin1a gene encoding nectin cell adhesion molecule 1a isoform X2; translated protein: MERTGLWIFLITTCVNPGINGQTVEMDDGKSGYVGSKVDLRCRFINSFPPVKISQVTWQKLVNGTKQNVAIANPSLGVSVAPPYRDRVTFKNAAVRRRTPTLEDTTITFSSLRLSDESTYICEYTTFPAGNRENTVNLTVYVRPTTQMSLSTPTLVARSSNLKTPVATCTSSNGKPPGTIRWETRVPGEVTTREYKNSDGTFTVQSDYVLVPNRETHKETLTCVTTYNEEVYTDSVTLDIQYEPEVLVDGYDGNWYLNRENVQLSCQADANPAVSLYQWRLVNGSIPTNAEIRDNVLTFKGPVTYDLQGTYVCDATNSIGTRSASVEVSIIEKPLPQIATSDVISVIALLLAAGVLMGITITVLVLKIRSRKDSSSSDSPSRKLSQPIRKRPGDDIQVPYSENPLLLYLVVVVPLEV
- the nectin1a gene encoding nectin cell adhesion molecule 1a isoform X1 codes for the protein MERTGLWIFLITTCVNPGINGQTVEMDDGKSGYVGSKVDLRCRFINSFPPVKISQVTWQKLVNGTKQNVAIANPSLGVSVAPPYRDRVTFKNAAVRRRTPTLEDTTITFSSLRLSDESTYICEYTTFPAGNRENTVNLTVYVRPTTQMSLSTPTLVARSSNLKTPVATCTSSNGKPPGTIRWETRVPGEVTTREYKNSDGTFTVQSDYVLVPNRETHKETLTCVTTYNEEVYTDSVTLDIQYEPEVLVDGYDGNWYLNRENVQLSCQADANPAVSLYQWRLVNGSIPTNAEIRDNVLTFKGPVTYDLQGTYVCDATNSIGTRSASVEVSIIEKPLPQIATSDVISVIALLLAAGVLMGITITVLVLKIRSRKDSSSSDSPSRKLSQPIRKRPGDDIQHSGRFYEELPNTADYVSYRLACNKEDYPEPYSPPINPPLSFLPQHPYQSSQPTPATSSSSSNTTSKNTFSPPSHTTAIFKYPSVQGLSSPPPGVAAYTFPKEQYV